The following proteins come from a genomic window of Yinghuangia sp. ASG 101:
- a CDS encoding pyridoxamine 5'-phosphate oxidase family protein, with product MNPTPQSLDAAAHPGAPDPLAARLDAAYLAFWREYHLCTLTTPRPDGTPHVVPVGVTFDPETRVARVITSRDSRKARNVRAAGDAGARVAVCQIDRARWATLEGTAFVRDDPASVAEAEHRYAERYHPPRENPNRVVIEIRVDRALGRA from the coding sequence GTGAACCCGACTCCGCAGTCCCTCGACGCCGCGGCACACCCCGGTGCGCCCGACCCGCTGGCCGCCCGCCTCGACGCGGCCTACCTCGCCTTCTGGCGCGAATACCACCTGTGCACCCTCACCACCCCGCGCCCGGACGGCACCCCCCACGTCGTCCCGGTCGGCGTCACCTTCGACCCGGAGACCCGCGTCGCCCGCGTGATCACCAGCCGCGACAGCCGCAAGGCCCGCAACGTCCGCGCCGCGGGCGACGCCGGCGCACGCGTCGCCGTCTGCCAGATCGACCGCGCCCGCTGGGCGACCCTCGAAGGCACCGCCTTCGTCCGCGACGACCCCGCCTCCGTCGCGGAGGCCGAACACCGCTACGCCGAGCGGTACCACCCCCCGCGCGAGAACCCGAACCGCGTCGTCATAGAAATCCGTGTGGACCGCGCCCTCGGCCGAGCCTAG
- a CDS encoding serine/threonine-protein kinase: MPPIEPRSAEPARSWAWPKRYEVRSQLASGGFGIILRAFDREAGHDVAVKVPRPVAVDPSHLDRFRREAAIVSTLRHENVLRALASDTSGEVFLPHFVTELIHGVTLHHRMIHDGRMAFEEIAQVGAQLTEALAAIHRAEVVHNDIKPTNVMVDPNGKVTVIDFGLAVAATEPAPRQAVGSWAYQAPEALDALLTRHRGDPTTAPTPSTAADVYAAGLVLHELTTGERVFDATSHEYQDVRAAAGKDVPRLSEARPGTPPAWDGVVARMTARDPADRPTAAEVAEEIRGIAPPPPGSGTASRTASVGLTPVSHDRSQSSAPAPRRSDESRTSPRVQHEPGKSAALKKDRTK, encoded by the coding sequence GTGCCCCCCATCGAGCCGCGATCAGCCGAACCGGCTCGCTCGTGGGCGTGGCCGAAGCGCTACGAGGTGCGCAGCCAGCTGGCGTCGGGCGGCTTCGGAATCATCCTGCGGGCGTTCGACCGCGAGGCGGGCCACGACGTGGCGGTCAAGGTGCCGCGCCCGGTCGCCGTCGACCCGAGCCACCTGGACCGGTTCCGGCGTGAGGCGGCCATCGTCTCGACCCTCCGCCACGAGAACGTCCTGCGGGCGCTCGCCTCGGACACGTCGGGAGAAGTCTTCCTCCCGCACTTCGTCACCGAATTGATCCACGGGGTGACCCTCCACCACCGGATGATCCACGACGGCCGCATGGCGTTCGAGGAGATCGCCCAGGTAGGCGCGCAGCTCACCGAGGCGCTCGCCGCGATTCACCGGGCCGAGGTCGTCCACAACGACATCAAGCCCACGAACGTGATGGTCGATCCGAACGGCAAGGTCACGGTCATCGACTTCGGGCTCGCGGTGGCGGCGACCGAGCCGGCTCCGCGGCAGGCCGTCGGCTCGTGGGCGTATCAGGCTCCGGAGGCCCTGGACGCGCTTCTGACCCGCCACCGCGGTGATCCGACCACCGCGCCGACGCCGTCCACGGCCGCGGACGTGTATGCCGCCGGTCTCGTCCTCCACGAACTCACCACGGGCGAACGCGTCTTCGATGCGACGTCCCACGAGTACCAAGACGTTCGCGCGGCAGCCGGCAAAGACGTGCCGCGCCTGTCCGAGGCACGCCCCGGAACCCCGCCGGCCTGGGACGGCGTTGTCGCGCGCATGACCGCGAGGGATCCGGCGGATCGGCCGACGGCGGCGGAAGTCGCCGAGGAGATACGGGGGATCGCCCCGCCTCCGCCGGGTTCGGGAACGGCGTCGCGGACGGCGTCCGTCGGCCTCACCCCGGTGTCCCACGACCGGAGTCAGTCCTCCGCGCCCGCGCCGCGGCGCTCCGACGAGAGTCGCACCTCGCCCCGCGTGCAGCACGAACCCGGGAAAAGCGCCGCGCTGAAGAAGGACCGGACGAAGTGA